The following are encoded in a window of Brettanomyces bruxellensis chromosome 9, complete sequence genomic DNA:
- the CLB4_2 gene encoding B-type cyclin has product MGSTTYSRWLDVKSDENEWKEPKSKVSTSKHLTLRKVLGVVSGSELNSRSGNIQCRLAKMPYFTDEKIKSIKLENRLKGIMNKGNDQQKLYNIKQTPERKCISRSGGDFAKKSFKYLQQFSEKMKEEKAHNSSKLSKDAANRCKSLKKLGREVPDRKKLKTGGKNKKVWRDFPLSDSSSDHYEKEDVRRHTNSNDEGTVVPMSPQWDETIEKELEAVVYKMYRSEPDPEDEDTWDVSMVAEYAPEIFNHLRDLETKYAPYPYYIPQIQSEITWDNRATLVNWIVQVHSRFGLLPETLYLTVNIIDRFLSKRPISLSKFQLCGAVALFIAAKYEEINCPTVKQIAYMISNQYTTTELLKAERFMITDIDFDMGYPGPMSFLRRTSKADNYDTEIRTLAKYFLEITIMDSRFVAAPPSWLAAGASYLSLKMLHHGEWTEAHVYYSGYTEAQLRPLAEILIDCCLNYKTHHKAIFDKYASRRFKRSSLFVQDYLERELYR; this is encoded by the coding sequence ATGGGATCCACAACATACAGCAGGTGGCTTGATGTTAAATCGGACGAGAATGAATGGAAAGAACCAAAATCGAAAGTAAGTACTAGCAAACATCTTACTCTACGCAAGGTACTAGGCGTGGTTTCTGGAAGTGAGTTGAATTCTAGGTCCGGAAATATACAATGTAGGCTTGCCAAGATGCCTTACTTCACTGacgaaaaaattaagaGCATTAAGCTAGAGAATAGATTAAAGGGAATAATGAACAAAGGAAATGACCAACAGAAGTTATATAATATTAAACAAACTcctgaaagaaaatgtatatCTAGGTCCGGTGGGGATTTTGCGAAAAAatcttttaaatatttgcagCAGTTTTcagagaaaatgaaagaagagaaagccCACAATAGTTCAAAGTTATCTAAAGACGCTGCAAATAGATGCAAATCGCTCAAAAAATTAGGGAGGGAGGTACCTGATAGGAAAAAGCTTAAGACAGGTggaaaaaacaagaaagttTGGCGGGATTTCCCTCTAAGTGATAGTTCATCTGACCATTATGAGAAGGAGGATGTGCGCCGACATACAAATAGCAATGATGAAGGTACAGTCGTACCGATGAGTCCTCAATGGGATGAGACAATTGAAAAGGAGCTGGAGGCTGTGGTTTACAAAATGTATAGATCAGAGCCTGATCccgaagatgaagatacaTGGGATGTATCGATGGTCGCTGAGTACGCTCCAGAGATTTTCAATCACTTGAGAGATCTAGAAACAAAATACGCACCCTATCCATATTACATCCCACAGATTCAATCAGAGATTACATGGGACAATAGGGCCACGCTTGTGAACTGGATAGTACAGGTTCATTCTAGGTTCGGATTATTACCAGAGACATTATACCTTACAGTTAATATTATAGATAGATTCCTGTCTAAAAGACCGATATCTCTATCAAAGTTTCAACTTTGCGGAGCTGTTGCACTTTTCATTGCAGCGAAGTACGAAGAAATTAATTGCCCGACAGTTAAACAAATTGCATATATGATATCAAATCAGTATACTACAACCGAGCTTTTAAAAGCTGAGAGGTTCATGATAACTGACATAGACTTTGACATGGGGTATCCTGGTCCTATGTCCTTTTTAAGACGAACTTCCAAAGCGGACAATTATGATACAGAGATCAGAACTTTGGCTAAATATTTTCTGGAGATCACAATCATGGATTCACGATTTGTGGCCGCTCCTCCAAGTTGGCTAGCAGCTGGTGCAAGTTATCTATCATTAAAAATGCTTCATCACGGGGAATGGACCGAGGCTCATGTTTACTACAGTGGATACACAGAAGCTCAGCTCAGACCGTTAGCCGAAATTTTAATAGATTGCTGCTTAAATTACAAGACGCATCATAAGGccatttttgataaatatgCTTCGAGAAGATTTAAACGGAGTTCATTGTTTGTTCAAGATTATTTAGAACGGGAACTTTACAGATAA
- a CDS encoding uncharacterized protein (BUSCO:EOG0926577T), which produces MSSKLLIRAFRAATKPSLVKVIGFSPLSSRVYPVNLLSRRQFSYTAPANNSSRTISEILGSEINTEQDDRFALDEQFQDYMTEQGYKAIDKPGNVITDLVKKNGSETIHVFVDTAAIIDTSSTFKSLQEQMQTDPEEFTDLDDDNIKELSVTEIKTVIEKNGRASVYDIHLSLLDFEISIASVTFFDHAEDAIKECNCVEEISSSAYSGPEFTNLDEELQDAILKYLKDKGLGDELWELIIAYSGVKENNDYINWLQNFKQFVDAK; this is translated from the coding sequence ATGTCATCTAAACTACTTATTCGCGCATTCAGAGCGGCAACAAAGCCCTCACTTGTGAAGGTCATCGGCTTTTCGCCATTGAGTTCCAGAGTTTATCCTGTAAATTTACTATCCAGAAGACAATTTTCGTATACAGCACCTGCAAATAATTCCTCTAGAACAATTTCCGAAATTTTGGGCAGTGAAATCAACACGGAACAGGATGACAGATTTGCGTTGGATGAGCAATTTCAAGACTACATGACTGAACAAGGGTATAAAGCAATTGATAAACCAGGAAATGTGATTACCGACTTGGTTAAGAAAAATGGATCGGAAACGATACATGTTTTTGTTGATACTGCTGCTATAATTGACACATCTTCTACATTCAAAAGCTTGCAAGAACAAATGCAAACAGATCCAGAAGAATTCACTGATTTGGATGATGACAATATAAAAGAATTGTCTGTGACTGAAATTAAAACCGTGATAGAGAAGAATGGAAGGGCCAGCGTTTATGAcattcatctttctctccttGACTTCGAAATTTCTATTGCCTCGGTTACATTTTTTGACCACGCAGAGGATGCAATCAAGGAGTGTAACTGTGTGGAGGAGATCTCATCTTCAGCATATAGCGGACCAGAATTTACAAACTTAGATGAAGAGCTACAGGACGCAATCCTTAAGTatttaaaagataaaggACTTGGCGATGAACTTTGGGAATTGATAATTGCGTATTCTGGCGTTAAGGAAAACAATGATTACATCAATTGGCTCCAAAACTTCAAGCAATTTGTGGATGCTAAGTAA